Below is a window of Sulfitobacter sp. SK012 DNA.
CCATTATTCGCCCCTCTGAACTAGGGGTTCGTCCCAGACCATAAGCCGATCCCAAACCAGTTGATAAGCAACAGGTGCAAGGCCGGCCTCCCCTCGCAAGGGTCGGTCGAGCGTCACGATGACAAAAAGGATCACACCCAGAAAAGATGCCGTTATCGTACCGAGTACAAAATGAGCGAGCTGGCGCATTTTCAAAAGAACCAAAAGCAGGATATTGATCACGGCCCCCACAAGCACCGCGTACCAAAGTACATCTGGGATTTCTGTAGTGACCCCCGTTAACCGCTTTTGGCGTTCTGTTGCGAATTCCTGAAAAGCGGACATGGCTTGCTGGTGGTTAATGCGTTGGCCGTCTGATCCCGGCTCAAATTGCGACAATGAACGCCGGATTGCATCGGCCCTATTGAATCCGCCGTTTAGGACTTCGCCTTTGCGGTGCGCGGGAAATTCCTTGTGGATTGTAAAAAGTGTGTAGTCGCGCATGAGCCATTTAACGTCTGACCGCGTTGGCTCTGGATAGGCACCCATTTGGGCATAAAGGCCAGCAAGAGACGTCGCCTCGTTGTTGATGCTTTCGCGCACATGTTCGGAGTTTTGGTAAGCTGCAACGGTCAAAAGTCCGAGCAGAAGGCCGTAAAAGAGGCTGAAGGTTGAGGTCGCGTGATTAACGGAGTTGTTAAAGTCAGGCCCCGTCCCGATCAACAGCCGAAAGAGAGGCTTCACGATCAACAATCCGAAGACCATTGCGCAAATAGCTATAACCGAGCACCAGATCGCAAGTGTCTTGAGCGGAACATCAAATATAAAATCGGGCATGTTTCCGTCAATCCGCCTTGTGGCAACTCTTTGACACTAATTTGTCCATGGTAGTTTGAAACAATTTCAATTTGTCGGAAAGGGGTTTTTTGACCGTGGACGAGGTGTCATTTCCAAACTAACCTCTCCCAGTCCGAATTGGAATTCTAAGGTTAGTATTGGGAATGAAATTCTTCTTATCAGCTCTTGTTGTGGCTTCATGGGCGACTTCGGCCAATGCCGAGAATTTGACCTTCATAAACATAGGTTCAGGTAGCCTTGATGGTGGTTATTATCAAACGGCCAAAGCATTGTGCTCTTCAATAAACAGCGAAAACAGTGGAAGTGTCAGGTGCAGCCCGGAACCCACAAGTGGGTCCGTCTATAATTTGCGGATGCTACAAGCACGAGAGCTTGATTTCGCTTTTGTCCAGTCTGACTGGCAACTTGCGGCATACAAAGGCACTGGGTTGTTTGAAGGCGAGAAAATGTCGAATTTGCGCAGTGTGATGTCGCTCTATCCAGAGGCCGTTACAATGCTTGCAGGTCGAGACAGTGAAATTTTTCGATCGCAGGACATTCCGGGCAAGAAAATTGACATTGGCTTGGCATCCTCCGGGCGACATGCGACCGCCAAAGAGGTACTGCGTCGAGCAGGAATGAATGTAGCTGGCTATCGCGGATTTTACGAGCTGACAGTAGAGCAATCAATTCGAGGACTTTGCGACGGCACAATCGATGCTTCATTCCTTGTTTTGGGACATCCGTCAGAACTTGTTGAGCGGGCGCTGTCAGAATGTGGCGCCAGAATAATTGCGCCATCTGGCCCTGTTTTGACCCGCGTATTTTCAGAATCTAAAGGCTTCGTCCCAATAACGATCCCAGCAGATACATACACAAACCAACTTGGTGAAATTGATACCTACGCGGTCTATGCAACGTTGGTCACCCGGGCCGATATGGCGTCTTCCGAAGTTGCGATCGTCATCGAGAGCACATTGGAAAACCTCGATAGCCTAAAGGCCCAAATATCACAGCTTTCCGGACTAAGCTGGAAAAACATGGCGACGCAGGGCCTTAGTGCACCGCTCCATCCCGCATCGTCGGTTGTTCTGGAAAATATCCAGAAAAAAGCCGCTGGAAATTAGGCTGTTCAGGTTCGCTGTTGATAAGGCTCTGAAGGTTGAGAAATGGGATCGGTAACGCGAACTTTGCACGTTTGATGCTAAGCTGATGTACCGGGCCGCCAATCAAGGTGAATGCCCCTGCCCGCTTAAGCAAAGATTTTGCTAGGGAGACCTAAACGGCTCACCAGCCGATGTTACTTTAACGCGCGTGACAGGAACGCCTTGGTTGCATCCATCTGGGGCGTGTCAAATAGCGCAGCCGGTGGCCCCTCTTCGATGACCCGCCCATCCTTAAGAAAGCACACTTTGTCTGCGGCTTGTCGCGCGAAACCCATCTCATGTGTTGCCAATACCATGGTCATACCCTCCTGTTTCAATAACAAGAGAACATCTAAAACCTCTCCCACCAATTGTGGATCCAGCGCAGAGGTGATTTCGTCAAACAGCATCACTTCAGGCCGCATCGCCAGCGCACGTACGATTGCAACGCGTTGCTGTTGGCCGCCTGACAATTGATCGGGGTAGTTCTGCATACGGTCTGCCAAATCGAACCGTTCGAACAAGGCCTCAACCTCTGGCTGTATCTGGGCGCGCGACAAGCCTCGTACGCGCCGTGGTGCTAGCATTGCATTTTCCAGCGCTGTCATGTGCGGAAACAGGTTAAAGTTCTGAAATACCATACCAATCCGCGATCGAACTGTTTGCGGATCAAGTCCAGGGATCGCAATGTCACTCCCATCCAGGAAAATCTCACCTTCCTCGATAGATTCCAGCAGGTTGATACAGCGCAAGAGCGTTGATTTTCCGGCACCCGATGCGCCGATCAGGCAAACCATCTGTCCCTCTTCAACATCCAAGTCGATGCCATTGCAAACGGTGACATCGCCGAAACGTTTGACGACAGAACGCAATTCTAGTTTTGCCATCAGCGCCGCTTTCGTGTTTGGCGCGCCATCAAATAGTCGGCGTAGCGAGTGGCGGGGATTGTGACGATCAGAAAAATGATTGCGGCCCCCACGTAAGGTGTGAAATTGGCCAGCAGGGATTTGAACACCCCCGCCTGTCGGAAGATTTCAACTGGACCGATGAAGCTCAGAAGCGATACGTCCTTTTGCAGGGCAATAAGCATGTTCATCTGGCTTGGCACCACGTTGCGGATCGCTTGCGGCAAGATCACGTCTCGCATCGCTTGGCGTTCCGACAGGCCAAGCGACAAGGCCGCGGAGCGTTGACTGTGATGCACGCTGTCAATGCCAGCGCGAAAGATCTCAGCCACGTACGCCGAATAGGTCAGGATCAGAGCCAGCGAGCCCCAGATATAGGGAGAGTTCCACGGACGTGGCAGCCCCAGCCCCGGGATGCCAAACCCAATCAGGTAGACGGTCAAAATCACCGGAACACCGCGAAACACGTCGGTAAATGCGGCCCCGAAGATGCGCAGTGGAAACAACGCAGGAGATTTCACATCGCGAGCCAAGGCGATCAACAACCCAAGGACTGCGATGGTGGGGGCTGACCACGCAAAAATCATAATGTTTATCCGAAACGCGTCCAGCAACTTAGGAAAGGACTTGGCCAAGACCGCTCCGTTGAAAAAGCTCTTTTGAACTTTCTCCCAACCGGGTGCCATGGGCACAAGTACCACCAAAGCCACCACGACAATTGTCGAACTTGCGGCAGCAATCAGCGACGCGCGTCGCCGCTGCTGCTGCTCGTAGCGTTCGCGGCGGGTCATGCCCGCCACATCCCGATTTGCCATGTTATTTGATCAGGGGAACACCGGTGGTGTCCTGCATCCACTCAGCTTCAAGTGCGGCAAGCGTGCCGTTTTCTGTCATCGCAGCAAGTGCCTCATCAACACAGGCTTTCAGCGGGTTCCCGTCTTCTAGCAACATGCCAAACTGGTCGAGGCTATCGCCCGCATCAGCAGGGAACTGACCAATGACCTTTGATCCCTCGATCATGACAGCGCTCAGGAACAGTGCGGTTGGTAGGTCAAATAGGGCGGCATCAATTTGGTTTGCTGTCATCGCAGCGTTGACGTCTGCGTTGTCGCCATAAAGTAAAAGATCGCCATCTGGCTTCACCACCTCGGCCAATTTGGACACAGCAGTAGTTGAACCGACCGCACCCCATTTCAACGCCTTCAAGGCGGCCATTGTTGGTGCGGTATCTATTGCACCAGGGCTGACCAACACAGCCATTGGCGCGCTGTAATAAGGAGCAGAAAAGTCTACGATTTCATCACGCTCCGGCGTGATCGAGTATTGCTGCATGTTAACATCGAAGTTTTTCGCGCCAGGCTGAATGGCCTCATCAAAGGACGACCGTACCCAGACGACATCGTCCGCGGCAAACCCCATTTCAGCAGCAACCGAGTAGGCAACGGCTGCCTCAAAACCTTTGCCGCTTTCAGGCGCATTGTCCATGACCCAAGGATAATAAGCTGGGTTACCGGTGGCGATGGTGAACTTGCCCTCGTCTAGCGTTTTGCCCGCGGCGCAGTGCCCATCGGCCATAGCCGTTGTTGTCATCAGCGCGCATGCGGCGACTGTTAAAGCAAAAATTCTTGTCATGTTCTCACACCCCTATTGTCGGAAATTCTGAGTGGAAGCGTAAGTTGCTGTTGCGGGCGTGTCTAGCTCGATAAGCTCAGTGGGTAGGTGCTTTTCAAGGGCGTCAACATGATGCCTAGAAGAGATACATCCGCACTGATCACTATCGCCATGCGACCTGATTTATAAGAGGATCGCATACACCCGCTGCATCGTCGCTACATTCCCCTCACCTCTAGATGACTACTATCCTCAGATGGCGAACGCTCGCGCACAGGGTCATATTTTTAGGGCACGTCTATAGCTCTGCAGCAAATAATGCGCCGATCGATCTAGATCAGTACACCAAAAGAACCACCACGCTCATTTTTGACCAAGAAAGCCCGATTGATTGATCTGGAACAAAGAGAGATGCGCAAATTCCGCGCAAAGTTGGCTGGCAAATCAATTTCACATTAAGAGGTGAGCCATGAATATTGTTGTTCTTTTTGAAACTGGTGAAGGCCAGAC
It encodes the following:
- a CDS encoding bestrophin-like domain — translated: MPDFIFDVPLKTLAIWCSVIAICAMVFGLLIVKPLFRLLIGTGPDFNNSVNHATSTFSLFYGLLLGLLTVAAYQNSEHVRESINNEATSLAGLYAQMGAYPEPTRSDVKWLMRDYTLFTIHKEFPAHRKGEVLNGGFNRADAIRRSLSQFEPGSDGQRINHQQAMSAFQEFATERQKRLTGVTTEIPDVLWYAVLVGAVINILLLVLLKMRQLAHFVLGTITASFLGVILFVIVTLDRPLRGEAGLAPVAYQLVWDRLMVWDEPLVQRGE
- a CDS encoding TAXI family TRAP transporter solute-binding subunit, with product MKFFLSALVVASWATSANAENLTFINIGSGSLDGGYYQTAKALCSSINSENSGSVRCSPEPTSGSVYNLRMLQARELDFAFVQSDWQLAAYKGTGLFEGEKMSNLRSVMSLYPEAVTMLAGRDSEIFRSQDIPGKKIDIGLASSGRHATAKEVLRRAGMNVAGYRGFYELTVEQSIRGLCDGTIDASFLVLGHPSELVERALSECGARIIAPSGPVLTRVFSESKGFVPITIPADTYTNQLGEIDTYAVYATLVTRADMASSEVAIVIESTLENLDSLKAQISQLSGLSWKNMATQGLSAPLHPASSVVLENIQKKAAGN
- a CDS encoding amino acid ABC transporter ATP-binding protein, with amino-acid sequence MAKLELRSVVKRFGDVTVCNGIDLDVEEGQMVCLIGASGAGKSTLLRCINLLESIEEGEIFLDGSDIAIPGLDPQTVRSRIGMVFQNFNLFPHMTALENAMLAPRRVRGLSRAQIQPEVEALFERFDLADRMQNYPDQLSGGQQQRVAIVRALAMRPEVMLFDEITSALDPQLVGEVLDVLLLLKQEGMTMVLATHEMGFARQAADKVCFLKDGRVIEEGPPAALFDTPQMDATKAFLSRALK
- a CDS encoding amino acid ABC transporter permease, yielding MTRRERYEQQQRRRASLIAAASSTIVVVALVVLVPMAPGWEKVQKSFFNGAVLAKSFPKLLDAFRINIMIFAWSAPTIAVLGLLIALARDVKSPALFPLRIFGAAFTDVFRGVPVILTVYLIGFGIPGLGLPRPWNSPYIWGSLALILTYSAYVAEIFRAGIDSVHHSQRSAALSLGLSERQAMRDVILPQAIRNVVPSQMNMLIALQKDVSLLSFIGPVEIFRQAGVFKSLLANFTPYVGAAIIFLIVTIPATRYADYLMARQTRKRR
- a CDS encoding ABC transporter substrate-binding protein; this translates as MTRIFALTVAACALMTTTAMADGHCAAGKTLDEGKFTIATGNPAYYPWVMDNAPESGKGFEAAVAYSVAAEMGFAADDVVWVRSSFDEAIQPGAKNFDVNMQQYSITPERDEIVDFSAPYYSAPMAVLVSPGAIDTAPTMAALKALKWGAVGSTTAVSKLAEVVKPDGDLLLYGDNADVNAAMTANQIDAALFDLPTALFLSAVMIEGSKVIGQFPADAGDSLDQFGMLLEDGNPLKACVDEALAAMTENGTLAALEAEWMQDTTGVPLIK